In Candidatus Chlorohelix allophototropha, one DNA window encodes the following:
- a CDS encoding sugar ABC transporter permease, with amino-acid sequence MTVDATAVQTKAVTSAEIKMKGAIGRPLKWYKQLLYQALCLFVAFTVLFPIAWVVSQSISTSKRITGFLPEGAITFEAYQKVLDKPTTNPISFIELTFNSFKLAAGASFASVLLGVSAAYAFSRFKFPGRSVVFLAILAVLMLPSVATIAPLFAFMNRIQVGEFNLRNSLWGVGLAITSGLLPFATWNLKGFLDTIPKDLEEAGMIDGANRNQIFFQIILPLSTPALAVTALFGFIGGWTEFYFSWQFLTNPKDFTLAMALSQMSGQYARSTPWDQFCAFALLVALPVSIVYLALQRYIVSGLTAGGVKG; translated from the coding sequence ATGACAGTTGACGCTACAGCCGTACAGACAAAAGCCGTTACAAGCGCAGAAATTAAAATGAAGGGCGCAATTGGTCGCCCACTCAAATGGTATAAGCAATTACTTTATCAGGCTTTGTGCCTTTTTGTTGCCTTTACCGTACTATTCCCAATTGCATGGGTGGTAAGCCAATCAATTAGCACCTCAAAACGTATAACCGGGTTTTTACCGGAAGGCGCGATTACATTTGAGGCATATCAGAAAGTGCTGGATAAGCCTACTACCAACCCTATCTCTTTTATTGAGCTAACCTTCAACAGCTTCAAGCTAGCGGCAGGCGCTTCTTTTGCATCAGTCTTGCTAGGGGTCAGCGCCGCCTACGCCTTTTCCCGCTTTAAGTTTCCCGGACGCAGTGTTGTGTTTTTGGCAATATTGGCAGTATTGATGCTTCCTTCGGTAGCCACTATTGCGCCGCTTTTCGCCTTTATGAACCGGATACAAGTCGGCGAGTTTAATCTGCGCAACTCTCTGTGGGGGGTTGGTCTAGCTATTACTTCCGGTCTTTTGCCTTTTGCCACATGGAACCTCAAAGGCTTTCTGGATACTATTCCAAAAGACCTTGAGGAAGCTGGCATGATTGATGGCGCAAACCGCAACCAGATTTTTTTCCAGATAATTCTGCCACTCTCGACTCCGGCGCTGGCAGTAACCGCCCTGTTTGGTTTTATCGGTGGCTGGACTGAATTCTATTTTTCATGGCAGTTTCTCACCAACCCGAAAGATTTTACGCTGGCAATGGCACTTTCGCAGATGTCAGGACAATATGCTCGTTCCACACCGTGGGATCAATTCTGCGCTTTCGCCTTATTGGTGGCTTTGCCCGTTTCGATAGTTTATCTAGCTCTGCAACGCTATATTGTATCCGGTTTAACTGCCGGAGGCGTTAAAGGCTAA
- the xth gene encoding exodeoxyribonuclease III codes for MKLTLASWNVNSVNIRLPHLVRWLESRQPDVLCLQEIKCTDDKFPVAAIAPTGYSSFVFGQPGYNGVALLVKTSLAEQVADLQIGFPGDTTDPSRRLVAATVAGVRVINVYVPNGQEVGSEKFAYKLDWFTKLREDLISHWNPAQKLAILGDFNVAPASVDVHDPKAREGKILVSQPERDALESLKTWGLYDSFRTLNPDKVAYSWWDYRENSFRRNLGLRIDHILVSESLLQSCRASEIDPEPRSWERPSDHTPVFAVFE; via the coding sequence TTGAAACTAACACTGGCTAGTTGGAACGTCAATTCTGTAAATATCCGGCTTCCACATCTCGTGCGTTGGCTCGAATCGCGCCAACCCGATGTGCTGTGCTTGCAGGAAATTAAATGCACCGATGATAAATTTCCCGTAGCGGCGATTGCGCCAACCGGATATAGCAGTTTTGTGTTTGGTCAACCGGGCTATAATGGCGTGGCATTGCTGGTTAAAACTTCGCTGGCAGAGCAAGTAGCCGATTTGCAAATCGGCTTTCCCGGTGATACCACTGATCCTTCACGCCGTTTAGTTGCGGCTACTGTCGCCGGGGTGCGGGTAATTAATGTATATGTTCCAAACGGGCAGGAAGTAGGCAGTGAGAAATTTGCTTATAAGCTGGATTGGTTCACAAAGCTTCGGGAAGATTTAATTTCTCACTGGAATCCGGCGCAAAAGCTGGCAATTCTCGGAGATTTTAACGTTGCGCCTGCCTCTGTGGATGTGCATGACCCCAAGGCACGCGAAGGGAAAATTCTTGTCAGCCAACCTGAGCGTGACGCGCTGGAGAGTTTGAAAACTTGGGGTTTGTATGACTCTTTCCGCACATTGAACCCGGATAAAGTGGCGTATTCGTGGTGGGATTATCGCGAAAACTCGTTTCGGCGCAATCTGGGGTTGCGGATTGACCATATTTTGGTGAGCGAGAGCTTGCTGCAAAGTTGCCGTGCTTCTGAGATAGACCCAGAACCGCGCAGTTGGGAACGTCCTTCCGATCACACTCCCGTTTTTGCCGTTTTTGAGTAA